A section of the Deltaproteobacteria bacterium genome encodes:
- a CDS encoding tetratricopeptide repeat protein — translation MRILAFVRRIRLYALIAGSLCLCYGIYEKYWYADLIAQAVRTVERNQFDTQYLEEAGKNLFASEDILSYNMGVRAYRARNLKKASEHFFEVIRNSGDPRWKERAYYNLGNIMAQLELPTKAAEMYREAIRLDPTDWESKYNLERLYVFYPRAFPKETEQASLDKEPGEEEPNKSQMGKHGVEEPDI, via the coding sequence ATGAGGATCCTCGCATTCGTCCGCCGAATTCGACTCTACGCCTTGATTGCCGGGAGCCTCTGCCTCTGTTATGGTATCTACGAAAAATACTGGTACGCCGACCTGATAGCCCAGGCTGTGAGGACCGTAGAGAGGAACCAATTCGACACGCAGTACCTCGAAGAGGCAGGGAAAAACCTCTTCGCCTCGGAGGACATTCTCTCCTATAACATGGGGGTGAGGGCCTACCGCGCGAGGAATCTGAAAAAGGCGAGCGAGCACTTCTTCGAGGTGATTCGCAACAGCGGCGATCCCCGCTGGAAGGAACGGGCCTACTACAATCTGGGCAACATCATGGCCCAGCTCGAGCTGCCGACAAAAGCCGCTGAGATGTACCGTGAAGCCATCCGGCTCGACCCCACCGACTGGGAGAGCAAGTACAACCTCGAGAGACTCTACGTCTTCTATCCGAGGGCGTTCCCCAAGGAGACAGAACAGGCCTCCCTCGACAAGGAGCCCGGTGAGGAGGAACCGAACAAGAGCCAGATGGGCAAACACGGCGTAGAGGAGCCGGACATCTAA
- a CDS encoding VWA domain-containing protein yields MSLGFLNTRAFWTVSILPLVLGTLLWGIHRRRAILGEFGRIDLLAGFSRISLHRKRACQILLPILCLGLLITVVARPLVFGYSKQLLKGSLDVVAVLDVSKSMAAEDCGPGVSRIDMARQTLLKCLPQLAGNRLGIVTFAGKAFPQAELTQDFQALRFVLNHWIAVDSAPSQGSNIGAALSEAAELFDRGEKKRIILLLSDGGHRRQKNLQAVLTRIASEGVTVVCVGFGTRMGARIPVYDKGDFKEWLKIDGEEIVTRLNESTLQEIARATGGRYLHSGSGKEPTGLFRDPRIVGEKVLSGGREVFQIPLALSIVLLSVAMYLDRRYG; encoded by the coding sequence TTGTCTCTCGGATTCCTCAATACCAGGGCATTCTGGACGGTTTCGATCCTCCCCTTGGTTCTGGGTACACTCCTGTGGGGGATACACAGGAGGAGGGCCATCCTCGGGGAGTTCGGCCGAATCGATCTGCTAGCCGGGTTTTCCCGGATTTCGCTCCACCGGAAGAGGGCCTGTCAAATCCTCCTGCCTATCCTCTGCCTCGGCCTCTTGATCACCGTGGTGGCACGACCTCTGGTTTTCGGATATTCCAAGCAACTCCTCAAGGGCTCCCTCGACGTCGTGGCTGTTCTCGATGTCTCCAAGTCCATGGCAGCAGAGGACTGCGGCCCTGGGGTCTCACGAATCGATATGGCCAGGCAGACCCTCCTCAAATGCCTGCCCCAGCTGGCGGGAAACCGACTCGGTATCGTCACCTTTGCGGGAAAGGCTTTCCCCCAGGCCGAACTCACCCAGGATTTCCAAGCCCTCCGGTTTGTGTTGAACCACTGGATCGCCGTCGATTCAGCCCCCTCTCAGGGCTCAAACATAGGAGCGGCCCTGTCCGAGGCAGCCGAACTATTTGACAGAGGAGAGAAAAAAAGGATCATTCTCCTTCTTTCCGACGGGGGACACAGACGGCAAAAGAACCTCCAGGCGGTCCTCACCCGCATCGCATCGGAGGGCGTCACCGTCGTGTGCGTCGGTTTCGGGACCAGGATGGGAGCACGGATCCCTGTTTACGACAAAGGCGATTTCAAGGAGTGGTTGAAGATCGACGGAGAAGAGATCGTGACCAGATTGAACGAGAGCACCCTCCAGGAGATCGCCAGGGCCACAGGGGGAAGATACCTCCACTCCGGTTCGGGAAAGGAACCCACCGGACTCTTCAGGGACCCTCGCATAGTCGGCGAGAAGGTACTCTCCGGAGGAAGAGAGGTATTTCAGATCCCCCTCGCTCTTTCCATCGTTCTCCTCTCTGTTGCCATGTACCTCGACCGCCGGTACGGATAG
- a CDS encoding bifunctional hydroxymethylpyrimidine kinase/phosphomethylpyrimidine kinase codes for MEGFLMKRVLAIAGSDSGGGAGIQADLKAITALGGYGMTAITAITAQNTVGVQAIHEVPPRLVEAQIDSVVNDIGIDAVKTGMLFTPEIVALVARKIRQYRIRRVVVDPVMVAKSGDPLLKEEARRALQELLIPVALLVTPNLPEAEMLCGFEVSDHDTMREAARKIHNMGARNVLVKGGHLEGEIVDILYDGKAFREYTAPRIPTKNTHGTGCTFASAIATELAKGKSLHHSVLGAKALISSAIRFSLSLGKGHGPTNPHAVMAREAERFRVVESLENVLEKLKDRRIGRLIPEVQSNLGYALPYAETEQHVAAFPGRIVRLGDSIATVSGPAFGASRHVASIILTVMARDPAFRSAMNIRFSEEILSACQRAGLRVSHFDRAQEPPRIKKAEGFSLEWGTKTVLKEGKVPDIIFDRGEVGKEPMVRVLGKSPAEVARKVLAVQREMER; via the coding sequence ATGGAGGGGTTCTTGATGAAGAGGGTATTGGCGATAGCGGGTTCCGACTCGGGTGGAGGGGCGGGGATTCAGGCCGATCTCAAGGCGATTACGGCCCTGGGCGGATACGGAATGACCGCCATCACCGCCATCACCGCTCAAAACACCGTGGGCGTACAGGCAATCCACGAAGTGCCCCCCCGCCTGGTGGAGGCACAGATCGATTCGGTCGTCAATGATATCGGGATAGATGCGGTCAAGACCGGAATGCTCTTCACCCCTGAGATTGTGGCCCTTGTGGCCAGAAAGATCAGGCAGTACAGGATAAGACGGGTAGTGGTCGATCCGGTTATGGTGGCAAAGAGCGGTGACCCCCTGCTCAAGGAGGAAGCACGGAGGGCTTTGCAGGAGCTGCTCATCCCCGTGGCTCTCCTGGTAACGCCGAACCTACCAGAAGCGGAGATGCTCTGCGGCTTCGAGGTGAGCGACCATGACACCATGAGGGAGGCTGCCCGCAAGATACACAACATGGGTGCTCGGAACGTCTTGGTCAAGGGAGGCCACCTCGAAGGGGAGATCGTGGACATCCTTTACGACGGAAAGGCCTTCAGGGAATACACTGCTCCGAGGATTCCAACAAAGAATACCCATGGAACCGGCTGTACGTTCGCCTCGGCGATTGCCACAGAACTCGCCAAAGGGAAATCCCTCCACCACTCGGTTCTTGGGGCCAAAGCTCTGATCTCTTCTGCCATCAGGTTTTCCCTTTCCCTGGGCAAGGGACACGGCCCGACCAATCCCCATGCCGTCATGGCCAGAGAGGCCGAACGGTTCCGCGTGGTGGAATCCCTCGAGAACGTGCTGGAGAAATTGAAGGACAGGAGAATCGGCAGGCTCATCCCAGAGGTTCAGTCCAACCTGGGTTACGCTCTCCCCTATGCCGAGACGGAGCAACACGTGGCAGCTTTTCCCGGGAGAATAGTGAGGCTCGGGGATTCCATCGCCACGGTTTCGGGACCTGCCTTCGGTGCCTCCAGACACGTGGCGAGCATCATTCTCACCGTCATGGCTCGCGATCCCGCCTTCCGATCCGCCATGAACATCCGGTTCTCCGAGGAGATTCTCTCTGCCTGTCAAAGGGCCGGACTTCGGGTCAGCCACTTCGACCGTGCCCAAGAACCGCCCCGCATCAAGAAAGCCGAGGGCTTCTCCCTGGAGTGGGGCACCAAGACGGTCCTGAAAGAGGGTAAAGTGCCCGATATCATCTTCGACAGAGGAGAGGTAGGCAAGGAACCCATGGTGAGGGTCCTCGGCAAGAGCCCGGCGGAGGTGGCTCGAAAGGTCCTGGCCGTTCAGAGGGAGATGGAGAGATGA
- a CDS encoding ABC transporter ATP-binding protein: MDAQLVVKEVKKHFGGIHAVDGCSLSVKRQSITGLIGPNGAGKTTLFNLITGFYRPDSGEIWFKGSRVDGLPCHQIARRALCRTFQIPRELKEMTVLENLMLVPPNQAGEKIWNSWFFPGRVRKQEREIRRKAEGVLEFVELIHLKDEYAKNLSTGQKKLLELARTLMADPEMILLDEPGAGVNRSLMKKLVDNIHKLRSQGKTFFVIEHDMNLITELCERVIVMSKGKELAEGTFEEIKADDRVIEAYLGGQV, translated from the coding sequence ATGGATGCCCAGCTGGTGGTGAAGGAAGTGAAGAAGCATTTCGGCGGGATCCATGCCGTCGATGGCTGCTCTCTCTCGGTCAAGCGCCAGTCCATCACCGGCTTGATCGGTCCCAACGGTGCCGGCAAGACAACACTTTTTAATCTCATTACGGGTTTCTACAGGCCCGATTCAGGAGAGATATGGTTCAAGGGGAGTCGGGTCGATGGCCTTCCCTGTCATCAGATCGCCAGGAGAGCCCTCTGCAGGACCTTTCAGATTCCCCGAGAACTAAAAGAGATGACGGTTCTGGAGAACCTGATGCTCGTCCCTCCGAACCAGGCAGGCGAAAAGATCTGGAACAGCTGGTTTTTCCCTGGTCGAGTGAGAAAGCAGGAGAGGGAGATCAGGAGAAAAGCCGAAGGGGTCCTCGAGTTCGTCGAGCTGATCCATCTGAAAGACGAATACGCGAAGAACCTCTCTACCGGGCAGAAGAAGCTCCTGGAGCTGGCCCGGACCCTCATGGCCGATCCGGAGATGATCCTCCTCGATGAACCAGGGGCCGGGGTCAACCGGTCTCTCATGAAAAAACTCGTTGACAATATCCACAAGCTTCGATCCCAGGGGAAGACCTTCTTTGTCATCGAGCACGACATGAATCTGATTACCGAGCTCTGCGAAAGGGTGATCGTGATGAGCAAGGGGAAGGAACTTGCCGAGGGGACTTTCGAGGAGATCAAGGCGGATGACCGCGTCATCGAGGCCTATCTCGGAGGGCAGGTGTGA
- a CDS encoding ABC transporter ATP-binding protein, whose product MSTLAVEDIYSGYGETEILHGVSVEVGSGEIATIIGPNGSGKSTLMKTIFGLIRPTRGRITLEGEDITGLRPDRIVRRGMCYVPQSNNVFPSLTVLENLEMGAFIREDDYSQSLREVLDRFPVLGERKNQRAGSLSGGEQQMLAMGKALMLNPRVLLLDEPSAGLAPRMVGEILQKTVEIKKTGVAILMVEQNAKEGLRLSDRGYVLAMGKKRFEDTGQALLNNPDVGRLYLGD is encoded by the coding sequence GTGAGTACTCTCGCGGTAGAAGACATCTACTCGGGATACGGGGAGACGGAAATCCTCCACGGTGTCTCCGTCGAAGTGGGCTCCGGGGAGATCGCAACCATCATCGGTCCAAACGGTTCGGGAAAGTCCACCCTCATGAAGACGATCTTCGGCCTCATAAGACCGACCAGGGGCAGGATAACACTGGAGGGTGAGGACATCACCGGGCTCCGGCCCGACCGGATCGTGAGAAGGGGGATGTGTTACGTTCCACAATCGAACAACGTCTTTCCCTCTCTCACCGTTCTCGAGAATCTGGAAATGGGAGCCTTTATCCGAGAGGACGACTATTCCCAGAGCCTCAGAGAGGTCCTCGATCGCTTCCCTGTCCTCGGGGAGAGGAAAAACCAGAGGGCAGGATCTCTCAGCGGTGGAGAGCAACAGATGCTGGCCATGGGTAAGGCCTTGATGCTCAATCCGAGGGTCCTCCTGCTCGACGAACCCTCGGCAGGGCTGGCCCCGCGGATGGTGGGAGAGATTCTCCAAAAGACCGTTGAGATAAAAAAGACGGGGGTGGCTATCCTCATGGTCGAGCAGAACGCAAAAGAGGGCCTGCGACTCTCGGACCGGGGCTATGTTCTGGCCATGGGAAAGAAACGTTTCGAGGACACGGGCCAGGCCCTTCTGAACAACCCCGACGTGGGCAGACTCTACTTGGGTGACTGA
- a CDS encoding branched-chain amino acid ABC transporter permease, protein MDILGQLPQLIAYGLISGSIITLGAIGLSLTYGILNFANFAHGDVMALGAFLALALLGLVKALGVPAYTFGPLSFGLPMAIALVSSMGLTAVAAIVIDRILYRRFRESGSIVLLIASVGVAFVLRNIIQFIWSPLPNYYFKKIQISKRILGIRIKPDEIFIIIFTAAAAFCLHLFLTRTKMGKAMRATSDNAELAKVTGIDTERVVLWTWGIGAALAASGGVLAGIEDKFITPELGWQLLLYIFAAVILGGIGSPYGAVLGGIIIGLSTEISTAFVNTAYKPAVAFIILVVMLLFRPTGLVRGK, encoded by the coding sequence ATGGATATTCTTGGGCAGCTGCCCCAACTCATAGCCTACGGCTTGATCTCCGGAAGCATCATCACCCTGGGAGCCATCGGCCTCTCCCTGACATACGGAATTCTCAACTTTGCAAACTTCGCACACGGTGATGTCATGGCTCTCGGAGCGTTTCTCGCCCTCGCCCTGCTCGGGTTGGTAAAGGCCCTGGGGGTCCCGGCTTACACCTTCGGCCCCCTCTCCTTCGGACTTCCCATGGCCATCGCCCTGGTCTCTTCCATGGGCCTCACTGCCGTGGCCGCCATCGTCATCGACAGGATCCTCTACAGGCGGTTCCGGGAATCGGGTTCCATCGTTCTCCTCATCGCCTCCGTAGGAGTCGCCTTCGTGCTCCGGAACATAATACAGTTCATCTGGAGCCCTCTTCCGAACTACTACTTCAAGAAGATACAGATCTCGAAACGAATCCTCGGCATCCGCATAAAACCGGACGAGATCTTCATCATCATCTTCACCGCGGCCGCGGCTTTCTGCCTCCATCTCTTCTTGACCAGAACGAAAATGGGAAAGGCCATGCGGGCCACCTCGGACAATGCGGAGCTTGCAAAGGTGACCGGTATCGACACGGAACGGGTGGTCCTGTGGACCTGGGGGATCGGAGCGGCCCTGGCCGCCTCCGGGGGTGTTCTGGCCGGCATCGAGGACAAGTTCATCACCCCTGAACTCGGCTGGCAGCTTCTCCTCTACATATTCGCCGCGGTTATCCTTGGTGGAATAGGGAGCCCCTATGGGGCTGTGCTGGGAGGGATCATCATCGGCCTCTCCACGGAGATCTCGACGGCCTTTGTCAACACTGCTTACAAACCGGCTGTTGCTTTCATCATCCTCGTGGTCATGCTCTTGTTCAGACCTACCGGGCTGGTTAGGGGCAAATAG
- a CDS encoding branched-chain amino acid ABC transporter permease: METFVGYLNYVVFFAIQGGIFAILCLGLNIQWGYTGLFNIGIAGFYAVGAYTSALLSGPPPTPLDWRIVGGYQLPFVVGLLGAMGVSGILAFLIGIPTLRLKEDYLAIATIGIAEVIRLVLKNEAWLTNSVWGLKNLPSPLQGPIERGISAFLASHPDFPRWLTVLVSRGYNWFYLAVVMVLIFLLYKASERIIRSPWGRVLRAIREDEAVAAVSGKDVFWFKMQSLILGSMLMGLAGGLYAHFAKFIDAMTFEPMFGTFIIWVMLIAGGSGNSKGAILGSFTIWAVWAGTDFVTGHIHMVGYREGALRVILIGLLLEIILIMRPQGILGEEKMVSKMYEEEAVPEKKKP; the protein is encoded by the coding sequence GTGGAAACCTTCGTGGGATACCTCAACTATGTCGTCTTCTTCGCCATCCAGGGGGGGATCTTTGCCATCCTCTGCCTGGGGCTCAATATCCAGTGGGGCTATACAGGCCTCTTCAACATCGGCATTGCCGGATTCTATGCCGTCGGAGCTTATACCTCTGCCCTCCTGTCAGGCCCTCCACCCACACCTCTGGATTGGAGAATCGTGGGGGGATATCAACTCCCCTTTGTTGTAGGGTTGTTGGGCGCAATGGGGGTCTCCGGGATTCTCGCCTTTCTCATCGGTATCCCGACACTGAGGTTGAAAGAGGACTATCTGGCCATTGCCACCATCGGCATCGCTGAAGTGATCCGACTCGTTCTGAAAAACGAGGCATGGCTCACAAACAGCGTGTGGGGCCTGAAAAACCTTCCCTCCCCTCTCCAGGGTCCGATAGAGAGGGGGATTTCGGCCTTCCTCGCATCCCATCCCGACTTTCCACGGTGGCTGACGGTGCTTGTTTCCAGGGGGTATAACTGGTTCTACCTGGCCGTTGTAATGGTTCTCATTTTTCTTCTTTACAAGGCCAGTGAGAGGATCATCCGCTCACCCTGGGGAAGGGTCCTCAGGGCGATCCGCGAGGATGAGGCTGTGGCGGCAGTTTCGGGAAAGGACGTCTTCTGGTTCAAGATGCAGTCCCTCATCCTCGGATCGATGCTCATGGGACTGGCAGGTGGGCTTTACGCCCACTTTGCAAAGTTCATCGATGCCATGACATTCGAGCCCATGTTCGGAACTTTTATCATCTGGGTCATGCTCATCGCCGGAGGCAGCGGGAACAGCAAGGGGGCGATCCTCGGCTCTTTCACGATCTGGGCCGTATGGGCCGGCACGGATTTCGTAACAGGTCATATCCACATGGTCGGATACAGGGAGGGAGCCCTCAGGGTTATCCTGATCGGGCTCCTCCTCGAGATCATCCTGATCATGCGTCCCCAGGGGATACTCGGAGAGGAGAAGATGGTATCCAAGATGTATGAAGAAGAGGCGGTTCCAGAGAAGAAGAAACCCTAG
- a CDS encoding ABC transporter substrate-binding protein — protein sequence MKKILAISLIVLFFASAGWAADTIKIGSLTALTGGLAPFGPPIDYGAQLAAAQINGAGGIFGKMVEIVTRDTATAPAVGRDAATKLVEIDKVPAVVGALSSGVTLAASSVTIANGVVLISPASTSPQLTELKDNDFVFRTCPSDALQGVIQGAVAANQGYKTASILFVNNAYGKGLAEAFARAFEKKGGKIVGMVPYEEGKPSYRGEVESAIRRNPDVLNVIAYPVDGNKQLVEAVELGYKGGYIFPDGMKGDAVSGGPAKDYINGSVGTAPGALEVAEAALFENDYKAFLAQQGLSPKEVSNAVTIPFRMQAYDATVLIALAIARTRRGFLKMPLKEQGKAIRDNLRRVANAPGTHIKYNQFAKAFDLLAKGREVNYQGVSGPITFDKRGDVKEAAIEIWMVRNGKTVPIWTVPVK from the coding sequence ATGAAGAAGATTCTTGCGATTTCTCTGATTGTCCTGTTTTTTGCTTCGGCGGGATGGGCTGCCGACACCATCAAGATCGGCTCTTTGACCGCCCTGACGGGGGGACTGGCGCCTTTTGGACCTCCCATCGACTACGGAGCCCAGCTTGCCGCTGCTCAGATCAATGGGGCCGGGGGTATCTTCGGGAAGATGGTTGAGATCGTCACCCGCGATACGGCGACAGCCCCGGCTGTGGGGCGAGACGCCGCAACCAAACTGGTCGAGATCGACAAGGTTCCTGCCGTTGTGGGTGCCCTGTCAAGCGGCGTAACCCTGGCTGCGTCGAGCGTCACCATCGCAAACGGGGTGGTTCTCATTTCGCCCGCTTCCACTTCGCCTCAGTTGACCGAGCTCAAGGACAACGACTTTGTTTTCAGGACCTGTCCTTCCGACGCCCTCCAGGGGGTTATACAGGGAGCCGTGGCCGCCAACCAGGGTTACAAGACCGCGTCGATCCTCTTCGTGAACAACGCCTACGGAAAAGGGCTTGCCGAAGCCTTTGCGAGGGCCTTTGAGAAGAAAGGCGGCAAGATCGTGGGTATGGTTCCCTACGAAGAAGGTAAACCCTCCTACCGGGGCGAGGTGGAGTCGGCCATCAGGAGGAATCCTGACGTGCTCAACGTCATAGCTTACCCGGTCGATGGGAACAAACAGCTTGTCGAGGCGGTGGAACTCGGCTACAAAGGGGGATACATCTTCCCTGACGGGATGAAGGGGGATGCGGTTTCGGGAGGTCCCGCCAAAGATTACATCAACGGCTCTGTGGGCACGGCGCCTGGGGCCCTCGAGGTGGCCGAGGCCGCACTTTTCGAAAACGACTACAAGGCGTTTCTGGCACAACAGGGTCTGAGTCCCAAGGAGGTGAGCAATGCGGTAACCATCCCCTTCAGGATGCAGGCCTACGATGCAACGGTGCTGATCGCCCTGGCCATTGCCAGGACCCGCCGTGGGTTTCTCAAGATGCCCCTCAAGGAACAGGGCAAGGCCATCCGGGATAACCTGAGAAGGGTTGCCAATGCTCCCGGGACACACATAAAATACAACCAGTTTGCCAAGGCCTTCGATCTCCTGGCAAAGGGTAGGGAGGTCAACTACCAGGGTGTTTCCGGGCCGATCACCTTTGACAAGAGGGGAGACGTGAAGGAAGCGGCCATAGAGATCTGGATGGTAAGGAACGGCAAGACCGTACCCATCTGGACCGTGCCGGTAAAGTAG
- a CDS encoding LL-diaminopimelate aminotransferase yields the protein MKKARRIQELPPYLFAEIDRKKEEMARRGVDIIDLGIGDPDLPTPGRIVEALQRAVQDPSTHRYPTYRGMGEFRKSVAAWYKRRFGVDLDPEREVLILIGSKEGIAHIPLAFVDPGDVVLIPSPGYPVYRAATLFAGGNPHLLPLLKENRFLPDFSRVPPPVAERAKLLFVSYPNNPTGAVADSEFFREVVSYASENNIIVCHDAAYSEIAYDGYRPLSFLETDGAKEVGVEFHSLSKTYSMTGWRAGFVVGNGEVIEGLGKIKTNVDSGVFGAVQRAGIEALEHCQEEYRQILETYQRRRDMMVEALREARFRFEKPRATFYLWVEVPPGYTSTEFATLLLSQAGIVVTPGNGFGQWGEGYVRLSLTVAEDRLREAAARLRELKLPPVE from the coding sequence GTGAAGAAGGCAAGAAGAATCCAGGAACTCCCCCCTTACCTCTTCGCCGAGATCGATCGGAAAAAGGAAGAGATGGCCAGAAGGGGGGTCGACATCATAGATCTCGGCATCGGCGACCCGGATCTTCCCACCCCGGGGCGTATCGTGGAAGCCCTGCAGAGAGCGGTCCAAGATCCTTCGACCCACCGTTATCCCACCTACCGGGGGATGGGCGAATTCAGGAAATCCGTGGCCGCCTGGTACAAGAGGCGCTTCGGTGTCGACCTCGATCCTGAAAGGGAAGTGCTCATTCTCATAGGATCCAAGGAGGGAATTGCCCATATCCCACTCGCCTTTGTCGACCCGGGTGACGTGGTCCTGATCCCCAGTCCGGGTTACCCTGTCTACCGGGCTGCCACCCTGTTCGCGGGAGGGAACCCCCATCTGCTTCCCCTGTTGAAAGAAAACCGCTTTCTTCCGGACTTCTCAAGAGTCCCGCCCCCTGTTGCGGAAAGGGCCAAACTCCTCTTTGTCTCCTATCCGAACAACCCTACAGGGGCCGTGGCCGATTCGGAGTTCTTCCGAGAGGTGGTCAGCTATGCGTCGGAGAACAATATCATAGTCTGTCATGACGCCGCCTACTCGGAAATCGCCTACGACGGGTACAGGCCCCTCAGTTTTCTGGAGACCGACGGGGCCAAGGAAGTGGGCGTTGAATTCCATTCCCTCTCCAAGACGTACAGCATGACAGGATGGAGGGCCGGATTTGTCGTGGGAAACGGAGAAGTGATCGAGGGTCTCGGAAAGATAAAGACCAATGTGGACTCGGGTGTTTTCGGGGCCGTCCAGCGCGCGGGCATCGAAGCCCTGGAACACTGCCAGGAGGAATACAGACAGATTCTCGAAACCTACCAGCGCCGGCGTGACATGATGGTGGAGGCCCTGCGAGAGGCACGGTTCCGCTTCGAGAAACCCAGGGCAACTTTCTACCTCTGGGTCGAGGTGCCGCCTGGATACACATCGACCGAATTTGCCACCCTACTCCTATCCCAGGCCGGTATCGTCGTCACCCCTGGAAACGGCTTCGGCCAATGGGGCGAGGGATACGTCCGCCTCTCCCTCACGGTCGCCGAAGACCGGCTCAGAGAGGCGGCAGCGCGGCTCAGGGAGTTGAAGCTCCCTCCGGTCGAGTGA
- a CDS encoding TlpA family protein disulfide reductase, which produces MTRLTRRIVLCLFLVHGIMLGPVLGFEAESLSPLFEKARITRIKRPKRARDFVLPDVRGNPVRLADLRGRIVILSVWAMWCAPCRAEMASIEGLHRRFRGRDVVVLAVSVDLSDIRVVRDFVERRGYTFTVLHDPRGDVMDLFQIRLIPATYLIDKRGMIIGKAIGLRDWNDQAVTQLLVELGKTRGDGP; this is translated from the coding sequence ATGACCCGTCTTACCCGAAGGATCGTGCTCTGTCTCTTTCTTGTCCATGGCATCATGCTTGGTCCTGTCCTGGGATTTGAAGCCGAGTCTCTCTCGCCTCTTTTCGAAAAAGCCCGTATCACCCGCATCAAGAGGCCGAAAAGGGCCCGGGATTTTGTCCTGCCCGATGTCAGGGGAAATCCTGTCCGCCTTGCGGATCTTCGGGGCAGGATCGTCATACTCAGCGTGTGGGCCATGTGGTGCGCCCCCTGCCGGGCGGAGATGGCCTCCATTGAAGGACTGCACAGGCGGTTCAGGGGCCGGGATGTGGTTGTCCTTGCGGTCTCCGTTGATCTGTCTGACATTCGGGTGGTTAGGGATTTCGTGGAGAGACGCGGCTACACCTTTACCGTGCTCCACGATCCAAGGGGGGACGTGATGGACTTGTTCCAAATCCGCCTCATCCCGGCAACCTATTTGATAGACAAGAGGGGTATGATCATAGGGAAAGCCATCGGCCTGCGGGACTGGAACGATCAAGCGGTGACCCAGCTTCTGGTAGAGCTCGGGAAGACAAGAGGCGACGGACCGTGA